TTTTCAAACCAGTTTAACAGAATCATTGCTGAAGGGAAGGTCAAAGGTGAGGGATGAGGAACTTGATCAGATATGAAGGAATTCTTGTTAACTGATGTAGTATGACTTACTAATcctgacttagcaggattcttgctaagaCTGAGCTAGACATTTGGAAgacagggcagggccagggtcaAAGCCTAGTCAAGAAGAGGGCTCAGAAAGGCTTGCCTAAAGTTTGGTTCAGGAGAGAGTCGTTTTCAGTGGTCAGAGGGTTGTGAAAGGAAGGAGCTGAGGGAAACTGGGGagggttggggaagggagagatgTGAAGAGTGGTAGTCCAGGCAAAATGATGATACTGTCAGGAAACAGACTTGTTGACTTGCCATGGGATTCTTTCCTCCCCAGGTCTCCAGAATAAGTTCCTGGCCAGATATGTGTCCCTCCCAAACCAGAATAAGATCTGGACGGTGACTGTGAGCCCCGAGCAAAAGGACCGCACCCCCCTGGTGATGGTGCACGGTTTTGGGGGCGGCGTGGGCCTCTGGATCCTCAACATGGACTCACTAAGTGCCCGCCGCACACTGCACACCTTCGATCTGCTCGGCTTTGGGCGAAGCTCAAGGCCAGCATTCCCGAGGGACCCGGAGGGGGCTGAGGATGAGTTTGTGACATCGATAGAGACATGGCGGGAGACCATGGGGATCCCCAGCATGATCCTCCTGGGGCACAGTTTGGGAGGATTCCTGGCCACTTCTTACTCAATCAAGTACCCTGATAGGTAATAAGGAGATGCCTCCATCCCTCGTGACCTAATTCCTGACCTTAATGGGAACTTTCCAGTATTCATTTCCAAAGTTCTCTCATTCCCAGGCGATTTAAGGGGCTATGGCACCTACCAAAGAACATAATGTGTCTTCTCCTCTTTCTGCCTTTAACATAGAGTTAAACACCTCATCCTGGTGGACCCATGGGGCTTTCCCCTCCGACCAACTAACCCCAGTGAGATCCGTGCACCCCCAACCTGGGTCAAAGCCGTGGCATCTGTCCTAGGACGTTCCAATCCATTGGCTGTTCTTCGAGTAGCTGGGCCCTGGGGTGAGTAGCCTGTAGTATCT
The Theropithecus gelada isolate Dixy chromosome 7b, Tgel_1.0, whole genome shotgun sequence DNA segment above includes these coding regions:
- the ABHD4 gene encoding protein ABHD4 isoform X1: MADDLEQQPQGWLSSWLPTWRPTSMSQLKNVEARILQCLQNKFLARYVSLPNQNKIWTVTVSPEQKDRTPLVMVHGFGGGVGLWILNMDSLSARRTLHTFDLLGFGRSSRPAFPRDPEGAEDEFVTSIETWRETMGIPSMILLGHSLGGFLATSYSIKYPDRVKHLILVDPWGFPLRPTNPSEIRAPPTWVKAVASVLGRSNPLAVLRVAGPWGPGLVQRFRPDFKRKFADFFEDDTISEYIYHCNAQNPSGETAFKAMMESFGWARRPMLERIHLIRKDVPITMIYGSNTWIDTSTGKKVKMQRPDSYVRDMVCCTTQGVEMITKSQSAISLGVEKGDQEERGMDRLR
- the ABHD4 gene encoding protein ABHD4 isoform X2 is translated as MADDLEQQPQGWLSSWLPTWRPTSMSQLKNVEARILQCLQNKFLARYVSLPNQNKIWTVTVSPEQKDRTPLVMVHGFGGGVGLWILNMDSLSARRTLHTFDLLGFGRSSRPAFPRDPEGAEDEFVTSIETWRETMGIPSMILLGHSLGGFLATSYSIKYPDRVKHLILVDPWGFPLRPTNPSEIRAPPTWVKAVASVLGRSNPLAVLRVAGPWGPGLVQRFRPDFKRKFADFFEDDTISEYIYHCNAQNPSGETAFKAMMESFGWARRPMLERIHLIRKDVPITMIYGSNTWIDTSTGKKVKMQRPDSYVRDMEIEGASHHVYADQPHIFNAVVEEICDSVD